From a region of the Rhinopithecus roxellana isolate Shanxi Qingling chromosome 8, ASM756505v1, whole genome shotgun sequence genome:
- the LOC104661010 gene encoding LOW QUALITY PROTEIN: olfactory receptor 10H4 (The sequence of the model RefSeq protein was modified relative to this genomic sequence to represent the inferred CDS: inserted 1 base in 1 codon; deleted 1 base in 1 codon), translating into MPGQNYSTMSEFIIFGFSAFPQQLLPVLFLLYLLMFLFTLLGNLLIMATIWFECRLHTPMYLFLCALSISEILFTVAITPRMLADLLSTHRSITXVSCANQMFFSFMFGFTHSFLLMVMGYDRYVAICHPLRYNVLMSPRDCARLVAWTWAGGSVMGMMVTMIVFHLTFCGSNVIHHFFCHVLSLLKLTCGNKTSSVIMGVMLVCVTALIGCLFLIILSYVFIVAAILRIPSAEGRHKTFSTCVSHLTVVVTHYSFASLIYLKPKGLHSMYSDALMATTYTVFTPFLSPIIFSLRNKELKNAINKNFYRKFCTLSS; encoded by the exons ATGCCTGGTCAGAACTACAGCACCATGTCTGAATTTATCATCTTTGGCTTCTCAGCCTTCCCCCAGCAGCTCCTGCCTGTCTTGTTCCTGCTGTACCTCCTGATGTTCCTGTTCACATTGCTGGGCAACCTTCTCATCATGGCCACAATCTGGTTTGAATGCAGACTCCACACACCCATGTACCTCTTCTTGTGTGCCCTCTCCATCTCTGAAATTCTGTTCACTGTTGCCATCACCCCTCGCATGCTAGCTGATCTGCTCTCCACCCATCGTTCCATCA TTGTGTCTTGTGCCAACCAAATGTTCTTCTCCTTCATGTTCGGCTTCACTCACTCCTTCCTTCTCATGGTCATGGGCTATGATCGTTACGTGGCCATCTGCCACCCACTGCGTTACAACGTGCTCATGAGCCCCCGTGACTGTGCCCGTCTTGTGGCCTGGACCTGGGCTGGTGGCTCAGTCATGGGGATGATGGTGACAATGATAGTTTTTCACCTCACTTTCTGTGGGTCTAAC GTGATCCACCATTTTTTCTGTCATGTACTTTCCCTCTTGAAGTTGACCTGTGGGAACAAGACATCATCTGTCATCATGGGTGTGATGCTGGTGTGTGTCACAGCCCTGATAGGCTGTTTATTCCTCATCATCCTCTCCTATGTCTTCATTGTGGCTGCCATCTTGAGGATTCCCTCTGCTGAGGGCCGGCACAAGACTTTCTCCACGTGTGTATCCCACCTCACTGTGGTGGTCACGCACTATAGTTTTGCCTCCCTTATCTACCTCAAGCCCAAGGGTCTCCATTCTATGTACAGTGATGCCTTGATGGCCACCACCTATACTGTCTTCACCCCCTTCCTTAGCCCAATCATTTTCAGCCTAAGGAACAAGGAGCTGAAGAATgccataaataaaaacttttacagAAAATTCTGTACTCTAAGCTCCTGA